The DNA window CAGGATTGTTgttcatatttattttgattacaACATAAAAGTtcccaaatatttaaaaacaaaaataatccaTTAAGATAAAGACAAACAAAAAAACTTTGTCCTAAAAAAACATTTAGGACTTTTAAAATACACAACTAATCGATGACatagtttgaaaatatttgaaaagtcttttttttatatttgtcgGCTGAACTATTGTTGattcacaaaatattattattaaataattcaaatatatttaaaaaaaaaatagagaaacaataataatattaaaatgcatatttaaaaaaattattattatatatttattttattatcaccttaacttttcattttttatttgaatgaaaataataaattaatatgatcttaaaacacatttattttaacttacacctttttaaataaaaattgacccataacatttttttattatgttttattcaaaaCTTTTCTATTTTCAACTATACAAAATTCTAATCAtaacatattttgaaattctttAATTTCAGTCAAAAgaacatattaatttaatataattaaatttataacaataaaaaaaaatcaaataaacaaaatttagttGTCAAAGTTGACTTccattaagttatttaataacaaCCAAAGTCTTAATAAATAAGGTCATTTTCTTatgttctttaattttttttaaagaattatcAATTGAGAAGAAAAGTGAAATCATGTTCATATTCAAACATGGTAAATCTGCAATTTTCCTCTTTCTTCTTCCGGTGGCTTGCTTCAATtccggcgccggcgccggcgccgCCACCTATGTGTACCATGTCTGTACAAACACGTCTACATACCTACCAAACAGCGCCTTCCAATCCAGTCTCAAACTCCTCTTCTCCATCCTCTCCTCAAATAGCACAGTAGAAAACGGTTTCCACAACGCAACTACAGGTCACTCCGCCGATGACAAAGTTTCCGGCCTTTTTCTCTGCCGTGGAGATCTCTCTCCCCAAGTCTGCCAGTCCTGTATCACCGCCGCTACCACAGAGCTTCCGGAGCTCTATTGTCCGAATCAGAAGGAAGCTGTGATTTGGTTTGAAGAATGTATGGTTCTATACTCTGACCTAAATAGATTCCATGTCTTTGATCCGAGTTATCGACCAGTCGTAACAAATAGTCAGAACGTGACCGATCCGGATTTTCTTCCTGCTTCATTGGTGCCGGCTTGGTTGCAAAATTTGGCTATGCGCGCCGCCAGTGGAAGGGAGCATCCGGGGAAGAACTTCGCTGTTTCTCAATTTGACTATTCCGATCGACAGACACTGTATGGATTGGCGCAGTGTTCACTGGACATGGGAAGAGACGATTGCGATACGTGCCTTAAGGAATCGATTTCGAGTCTTCAAGTTTGTTGCGAGAGGAGAGCCGGCGTGATGGCTGTTATGCCTGGTTGTAATATAAGATACGAGACTTTCCTTTTTTACAACACGACCGCCACATCGGCATCGCCTCTTCCCACTCCGATAGTCCCAGGTTAATTAGGTCAAATTGGCGTTGCTGAAAACAATTTGATTGTTCGTTGATAGGCGGATTTCTTCGTTTTTGCAGGGAAGTCAAAAATTTCTTCAGCTGTGCTTGCTGTCATTATTATACCTGTAGGAGGTTTTGTTTGCCTGTTCATAGTTGGGTTTTGTGTCTTGAGAAAGAGAGCAAAAAGGAGAAGGTATCATCAGGACGTGGAAGCAGAGGAAGAAGCTGGtatgaaataagaaaaattgaTTCTCTTTTGGATGTTTCATTCTATAATCATTTCAATATGTATTCCCATTCACTAATTTGGCCAAGCTCTTCTCTTGATACCTGATGGAATGGAAATGAAGATCATCATGAATTCACGAAGGCAGAGTTGAAGCAGTATGATTTTGCCACTGTGCAAACAGTCACGAACAACTTCTCGATTGATAACAAGCTGGGGAAAGGCGGATTTGGTGTGGTCTACAAGGTAATAATATACTCTTTAGTCTTCATCATGATCATCATTCATATTTGAAGA is part of the Impatiens glandulifera chromosome 1, dImpGla2.1, whole genome shotgun sequence genome and encodes:
- the LOC124939932 gene encoding cysteine-rich receptor-like protein kinase 44, which translates into the protein MFIFKHGKSAIFLFLLPVACFNSGAGAGAATYVYHVCTNTSTYLPNSAFQSSLKLLFSILSSNSTVENGFHNATTGHSADDKVSGLFLCRGDLSPQVCQSCITAATTELPELYCPNQKEAVIWFEECMVLYSDLNRFHVFDPSYRPVVTNSQNVTDPDFLPASLVPAWLQNLAMRAASGREHPGKNFAVSQFDYSDRQTLYGLAQCSLDMGRDDCDTCLKESISSLQVCCERRAGVMAVMPGCNIRYETFLFYNTTATSASPLPTPIVPGKSKISSAVLAVIIIPVGGFVCLFIVGFCVLRKRAKRRRYHQDVEAEEEADHHEFTKAELKQYDFATVQTVTNNFSIDNKLGKGGFGVVYKGILASGQEIAVKRLSSRSGQGAGEFKNEVMLVGKLQHRNLVRLLGFCLDAEEKILIYEYVPNRSLDYYLFDPIQRERLNWTMRYKIIEGIARGLLYLHEDSQLRVIHRDLKAGNVLLDESMNAKISDFGMAKICVADQSQGSTNRIVGTYGYMSPEYAMHGQFSVKSDAFSFGVLILEIISGKKISSSFELPDSFGFLSYAWKLWSNGTPLEFVDTSLGESYSRKEIIQCMHIGLLCVQEDPAVRLSMNAVVYMLNNSDSVSPPPPRQPVSVFRYNSEIEPDVGSKSLSVNEISISEVCPR